The following are encoded in a window of Ferribacterium limneticum genomic DNA:
- a CDS encoding phenylacetate--CoA ligase family protein, whose protein sequence is MSYYDPLETRDPDEREADLMDKLARQVAHAKETTHYYFQSLAGINPFECATREALAKLPLTRKRDLIELQKKTPPFGGLNSLPRGKAKRVFASPGPIYELQGKDMDPWRLARVLYAAGFRDGDLIHNCFSYHFTPGAFLMEGGARKLGCAVFPGGTGQTEQQVQAMVDLKPEGYVGTPSFLRIIVEKAEEMGADISSLRKACVSGEALPGITRQWLNERGISVRQCYATADIGAIAYETEAEEGLVVEEEILVEIVRPGTGDPVEPGEVGEVVVTTFNPDYPLIRFATGDLSAILPGRSPCGRSNIRLKGWMGRADQTTKIKGMFVHPEQVAQIAARHPEIHRMRLVVDNPGGQDRMVLHCEIEAGHEALATALVASVREVTKLRGDVAFVTPGGLPNDGKVIEDSRIY, encoded by the coding sequence ATGAGCTATTACGACCCGCTCGAGACCCGCGATCCGGATGAGCGCGAGGCGGACCTGATGGACAAGCTGGCGCGGCAGGTGGCGCATGCCAAGGAAACGACACATTATTATTTCCAGTCGCTGGCCGGGATCAATCCGTTCGAATGCGCGACGCGCGAGGCGCTGGCCAAGCTGCCGCTGACCCGCAAGCGCGACCTGATCGAGTTGCAGAAAAAAACGCCGCCCTTCGGTGGCCTGAATTCGTTGCCGCGCGGCAAGGCCAAGCGGGTGTTCGCTTCGCCCGGCCCGATCTACGAGTTGCAGGGCAAGGACATGGATCCCTGGCGCCTGGCGCGCGTGCTGTACGCCGCCGGCTTCCGCGATGGCGACCTGATCCACAACTGCTTTTCCTACCATTTCACACCGGGTGCTTTCCTCATGGAAGGCGGCGCCCGCAAGCTCGGCTGTGCGGTCTTTCCCGGTGGCACCGGGCAGACCGAGCAGCAGGTCCAGGCCATGGTTGATCTCAAGCCGGAAGGCTATGTCGGCACGCCATCCTTTCTGCGCATCATCGTCGAGAAGGCCGAGGAAATGGGCGCCGACATCAGTTCCTTGCGCAAGGCCTGTGTCTCCGGCGAAGCCTTGCCGGGAATCACCCGGCAGTGGCTCAACGAGCGCGGTATTTCGGTGCGTCAGTGCTACGCGACGGCCGACATCGGTGCCATCGCCTACGAAACCGAGGCGGAAGAGGGGCTGGTCGTCGAGGAGGAAATCCTCGTCGAAATCGTTCGTCCGGGCACCGGCGATCCGGTCGAGCCGGGCGAGGTTGGCGAAGTCGTCGTCACCACCTTCAACCCGGATTACCCGCTGATCCGCTTCGCCACCGGCGACCTGTCGGCCATTCTGCCCGGCCGCTCGCCCTGCGGCCGCAGCAATATCCGGCTCAAGGGCTGGATGGGCCGGGCCGATCAGACGACCAAGATCAAGGGCATGTTCGTCCATCCCGAGCAGGTCGCCCAGATCGCCGCCCGGCATCCGGAAATCCACCGCATGCGGCTGGTTGTCGACAACCCGGGCGGCCAGGACCGCATGGTGCTGCATTGCGAAATCGAAGCCGGCCACGAGGCGCTAGCCACGGCGCTCGTCGCCAGCGTGCGCGAAGTGACCAAATTGCGCGGCGATGTGGCATTTGTCACACCGGGGGGCTTGCCCAATGACGGGAAGGTGATCGAAGATAGCCGGATCTATTGA
- a CDS encoding PQQ-dependent sugar dehydrogenase, translating to MPKPSRRLIAALLTVLSVFPLAAQSGEPRVEIVASGLDHPWGLAFIGDGRMLVSERPGRLRVIAADGKVGAPVDGLPAVEVTGQGGLLDVVADRDFARNRMIYFCYAEPAAQGSGNSTALASARLSDDARRLEKLTTIFRQTPKISSRLHFGCRIVETDDGKLFLTLGERGSRMADAQKLDNHHGKVIRIGKDGSVPADNPFVKQPGALPEIWSYGHRNGQGATLGPDGRLWMHEHGPQGGDEINRPEPGKNYGWPIITYGENYGGGAIGEGLTHKAGMEQPLHYWVPSIAPSGMAFVRSERYGKAWRGSLLVGSLKFGYLARLEMDGTRVVREEKLLTGLRQRVRDVRAGPDGSIYLLTDERNGQLLKLVGD from the coding sequence ATGCCGAAGCCTAGCCGGCGCCTGATCGCTGCCCTGCTCACGGTATTGAGCGTCTTTCCGCTGGCGGCGCAGAGCGGCGAACCGCGCGTCGAAATCGTCGCCAGCGGCCTCGACCACCCGTGGGGACTGGCTTTCATCGGCGACGGCCGGATGCTGGTCAGCGAACGTCCGGGCCGGCTGCGCGTGATTGCTGCCGACGGCAAGGTCGGCGCGCCGGTGGACGGCCTGCCGGCCGTCGAGGTCACCGGCCAGGGCGGTTTGCTCGATGTCGTGGCCGACCGCGATTTTGCCCGCAACCGGATGATCTACTTCTGCTATGCCGAGCCGGCCGCGCAGGGTAGCGGCAATTCGACGGCGCTCGCCTCGGCCCGCCTTTCCGACGACGCCAGACGCCTCGAGAAGCTCACGACGATCTTTCGGCAAACGCCGAAAATCAGCAGCCGCCTGCATTTTGGCTGCCGCATCGTCGAGACCGACGATGGCAAGCTTTTTCTGACGCTCGGCGAGCGCGGTTCGCGCATGGCCGACGCCCAGAAACTCGACAACCATCACGGCAAGGTGATCCGCATCGGCAAGGATGGCAGCGTCCCCGCCGACAATCCTTTCGTCAAACAGCCCGGCGCGCTGCCGGAAATCTGGAGCTACGGCCACCGCAACGGGCAGGGCGCGACGCTCGGCCCGGACGGCCGGCTGTGGATGCACGAGCATGGCCCGCAGGGCGGCGACGAGATCAACCGCCCCGAGCCGGGAAAAAATTATGGCTGGCCAATCATTACCTATGGTGAGAACTACGGCGGCGGCGCCATCGGCGAGGGCCTGACGCACAAGGCCGGCATGGAGCAGCCGTTGCATTACTGGGTGCCGTCGATTGCGCCATCCGGCATGGCCTTCGTGCGCAGCGAGCGCTACGGCAAGGCCTGGCGCGGCAGTCTGCTCGTCGGCTCGCTCAAATTCGGCTATCTGGCGCGACTGGAGATGGACGGCACGCGTGTCGTCCGCGAAGAGAAGCTACTGACCGGCCTGCGCCAGCGCGTGCGCGATGTCCGCGCGGGGCCGGACGGAAGCATTTACCTGCTGACCGACGAACGTAACGGGCAACTGCTCAAGCTGGTTGGCGACTAG
- a CDS encoding SPFH domain-containing protein encodes MDLNAGFVVTLAILVFVVVTIAKGVRIVPQGEEWIVERLGKYHGTLKPGLNIVIPYLDKVAYQLVTKDIILDVQEQEVITRDNAVILTNAIAFIKVTDPVKAVYGVTDFSEAIRNLIMTTLRSIVGEMELDEALSSRDKIKARLRESIADEAVDWGLTVKSVEIQDIKPSQSMQKAMEMQAAAERERKAVVTRSEGAKQSAILEAEARLESAKRDANAQVMLAEASAEAIRRITAAIGDKTGPMSYMLGEKYIAALERMGEKDNAKVIVLPADLQEAVKGLFGRGRVAG; translated from the coding sequence ATGGACTTGAACGCAGGATTCGTCGTCACTCTGGCCATACTGGTTTTTGTCGTCGTCACCATCGCCAAGGGCGTGCGTATCGTGCCGCAAGGCGAGGAATGGATCGTCGAGCGGCTCGGCAAATACCACGGCACGCTCAAGCCCGGCCTCAACATCGTCATTCCCTACCTCGACAAGGTGGCTTACCAGCTGGTGACCAAGGACATCATCCTCGACGTTCAGGAGCAGGAGGTCATCACCCGCGACAACGCGGTGATCCTGACCAATGCCATCGCCTTCATCAAGGTCACCGACCCGGTCAAGGCGGTCTATGGCGTCACCGATTTTTCCGAAGCGATCCGCAACCTGATCATGACCACGCTGCGCTCCATTGTCGGCGAAATGGAGCTCGACGAGGCGCTCTCCTCGCGCGACAAGATCAAGGCCCGACTGCGCGAAAGCATCGCCGACGAGGCAGTCGACTGGGGCCTGACCGTCAAGTCGGTCGAGATCCAGGACATCAAGCCCTCGCAGTCGATGCAGAAGGCCATGGAAATGCAGGCCGCCGCCGAGCGCGAGCGCAAGGCCGTGGTCACCCGCTCGGAAGGCGCCAAACAGTCGGCCATTCTCGAGGCCGAAGCCCGGCTGGAATCGGCCAAGCGCGACGCCAACGCTCAGGTCATGCTGGCCGAAGCCTCGGCCGAGGCGATCCGCCGCATCACCGCCGCCATCGGCGACAAGACCGGCCCGATGTCCTACATGCTGGGCGAAAAATACATCGCCGCGCTGGAACGCATGGGCGAGAAGGACAACGCCAAGGTCATCGTGCTCCCGGCCGATTTGCAGGAAGCGGTCAAGGGCTTGTTCGGACGCGGCCGGGTCGCCGGCTGA
- a CDS encoding NfeD family protein — MHLEWWHWVVGGIALILAELAVPSFFIVWFGLGALLVGLLALAFDLSLTAQLATWTLASLAMVFLWFRVFKQSFVKTRSGTADGEAVGEIGLLVSAVAPFARGKVRFQGPLLGSEEWACVADTAIAAGERVRVVSVEGSFLKVDKA; from the coding sequence ATGCATCTCGAATGGTGGCACTGGGTCGTCGGCGGCATCGCGCTGATTCTCGCCGAACTGGCCGTCCCCTCGTTCTTCATCGTCTGGTTCGGCCTTGGCGCGCTGCTCGTCGGCCTGCTCGCGCTGGCTTTCGATCTCTCGCTGACTGCCCAGCTGGCGACGTGGACGCTGGCTTCGCTGGCCATGGTTTTCCTCTGGTTCCGCGTTTTCAAGCAGAGCTTCGTCAAGACCCGTTCGGGCACGGCCGATGGCGAGGCGGTCGGCGAAATCGGCCTGCTGGTCAGCGCCGTCGCTCCCTTCGCCCGCGGCAAGGTGCGCTTTCAGGGGCCGCTGCTCGGCTCGGAAGAATGGGCTTGCGTCGCCGACACCGCCATCGCGGCCGGCGAACGGGTCAGGGTCGTTTCGGTGGAAGGCAGTTTTCTCAAGGTAGATAAGGCTTAG
- a CDS encoding AEC family transporter codes for MNTALLLLPDFALILLGTAIRRWMHLGDHFWSGVEKLVYFILFPALLINAIIKTRLDIGSALPLLATALAAMAAGMMLGLIPKLFSRLPALTYASMFQCAYRFNSYIALAVAGMLFGAPGIATMGLIVGAAVPFANLVSVWMLARHGEVGLWREVARNPLIWGTAAGFLLNLAGFVPPAPLQAFLGRLADASIALGLITVGAALRLDSTPGVRGFSLWLVAVKLLALPLVAIGVGTLLGLSGLNYQVAVLFAALPTASSAYILAMRMGGDGKSVAWLISATTLGSMLTLPLWAAWLSGR; via the coding sequence ATGAACACCGCGCTGCTGCTCCTCCCCGATTTCGCCCTGATCCTGCTCGGCACCGCCATCCGGCGCTGGATGCATCTGGGCGATCATTTCTGGAGTGGCGTCGAGAAGCTGGTCTATTTCATCCTGTTTCCGGCCCTGCTCATCAACGCCATCATCAAGACCCGGCTCGACATCGGTTCGGCCTTGCCGCTGCTCGCCACGGCCCTTGCCGCGATGGCCGCCGGCATGATGTTGGGACTGATACCCAAGCTGTTCAGCCGCCTGCCGGCGCTGACTTACGCCTCGATGTTCCAGTGCGCCTACCGCTTCAATTCCTACATCGCGCTGGCCGTCGCCGGCATGCTGTTTGGCGCGCCGGGCATTGCGACGATGGGCCTGATCGTCGGCGCCGCCGTGCCTTTCGCCAATCTGGTCTCGGTCTGGATGCTGGCCCGCCACGGCGAGGTCGGCCTGTGGCGCGAAGTGGCGCGCAATCCGCTGATCTGGGGAACGGCCGCCGGCTTCCTGCTCAATCTTGCCGGTTTCGTTCCGCCGGCGCCGCTGCAGGCTTTTCTCGGGCGACTGGCCGATGCCTCCATCGCGCTTGGCCTGATCACCGTCGGCGCTGCCTTGCGGCTGGACAGCACGCCGGGCGTGCGCGGTTTTTCATTGTGGCTGGTTGCGGTGAAACTGCTCGCCCTGCCGCTCGTCGCCATCGGCGTCGGTACGCTGCTCGGCCTGTCCGGCCTCAACTATCAGGTGGCGGTGCTGTTTGCCGCGCTGCCGACCGCCTCGTCGGCCTACATCCTGGCCATGCGCATGGGTGGTGACGGCAAGAGCGTCGCCTGGCTCATCTCGGCGACGACGCTCGGGTCCATGCTCACGCTGCCACTCTGGGCAGCGTGGCTGAGCGGACGCTGA
- a CDS encoding PhaM family polyhydroxyalkanoate granule multifunctional regulatory protein, with protein sequence MSDNQVHDPLNFMRSMWGNMGFSLPGMVAPTFDVEELDKRIKDMKAVEGWLRMNLSMLQMTIQGLEMQRTTVGAVEAMGQMAKDAAKSMTPEAAPEAPVAPPPNFFQGAIHPENSPISDAAMWPWQMMQQMREQMQQNAEAAAQAAASAAAEEAAKPKARKPAVKR encoded by the coding sequence ATGTCCGACAACCAAGTACACGATCCCCTCAATTTCATGCGCAGTATGTGGGGCAATATGGGCTTCTCGCTGCCCGGCATGGTCGCCCCCACTTTCGACGTTGAAGAACTCGACAAGCGCATCAAGGACATGAAGGCCGTCGAAGGCTGGCTGCGCATGAATCTGTCGATGCTGCAAATGACCATTCAGGGCCTCGAAATGCAGCGCACCACGGTCGGCGCTGTTGAAGCCATGGGCCAGATGGCCAAGGACGCTGCCAAGTCGATGACTCCGGAAGCCGCCCCGGAAGCCCCGGTGGCCCCGCCGCCCAATTTCTTCCAGGGCGCGATCCATCCCGAAAACAGCCCCATTTCTGACGCCGCCATGTGGCCGTGGCAGATGATGCAGCAGATGCGCGAGCAGATGCAGCAGAACGCCGAAGCTGCCGCCCAGGCCGCCGCCAGCGCTGCCGCCGAGGAAGCCGCCAAGCCGAAGGCCCGGAAGCCGGCCGTCAAAAGGTAA
- a CDS encoding response regulator transcription factor codes for MLKLLVVEDHALVREGLVRLLGQVEPGAQVQESADFEAALNVLDNEGEFDLVLLDLALPGIDGFAGLDILRRRYPAMPVAVVSAFDDLPTITRVLNLGASGFIPKAFSGEALLSAVREVLAGNIFRPTGQSSSQLDDMTPVPPSKAGVRPDEIGLTDRQGQVLALMVRGMSNRDIADQLGLSEGTVKIHATAVFKALGVNSRTQALVAVARYGIDFESVF; via the coding sequence ATGTTGAAACTGTTGGTGGTGGAAGATCACGCGCTCGTTCGCGAAGGCTTGGTGCGGCTGCTTGGTCAGGTTGAGCCCGGGGCACAGGTGCAGGAGAGCGCGGATTTCGAAGCGGCGCTCAATGTGCTTGATAACGAAGGCGAATTCGATCTGGTCCTGCTCGATCTGGCCTTGCCCGGGATCGACGGTTTTGCCGGCCTCGACATCCTGCGTCGGCGTTACCCGGCGATGCCGGTCGCCGTCGTCTCGGCTTTCGACGATTTGCCGACTATCACCCGCGTGCTCAATCTCGGCGCCTCCGGCTTCATCCCCAAGGCGTTTTCCGGCGAGGCGCTGCTCTCGGCGGTGCGCGAGGTGCTGGCCGGCAACATCTTCCGGCCGACCGGTCAGTCCTCGTCGCAGCTCGACGACATGACGCCGGTGCCGCCGTCGAAAGCGGGCGTCCGGCCCGACGAAATCGGCCTGACCGATCGTCAGGGCCAGGTGCTGGCGCTCATGGTGCGCGGCATGTCGAATCGCGATATCGCCGACCAGCTCGGGCTTTCCGAAGGCACCGTCAAGATCCACGCGACGGCGGTGTTCAAGGCACTCGGCGTCAATAGCCGGACGCAGGCGCTGGTCGCCGTGGCCCGTTACGGCATCGACTTCGAAAGCGTTTTCTGA
- a CDS encoding sensor histidine kinase gives MRTRKPETLALTAAMAGTLIILVVFVIDLTLVRHNDLQVGERRLQHFGIMMAEHTARTFEAIDVLLRDTASDLSGPRRDWEKWESAKGWEYIAQRHSRSMPQLRDLVVFDRHGNQRFISTHFPTPQINVKDRPYFTALEDGADVSTFGPYVDRNSGRYTYAISRRLTADNYVFSGAVFGAVEPAYLQDFCWSNRLSDDFEAVLTNTRGEIVASCRPSDISRQSAVLGAKASTALFNGKLRDMVPASGLTKVNGLLVSVADVPGFSDLRILTAIPEKTLLAAWQTRLFELASLGLLVTIVLFVGALLVRRQMREMSIMTSELAASHDHLEERVHAATIELAGQKDAAERANAAKSRFLAAASHDLRQPLHALSLFSADLQRQVRSGTPSELPRLAEQISASTIMLGDLLDSLLDISRLDVAGVKPDRRPFPLQPVFERVANSFRRAATDGNITLRFRPTPLWADSDPLLVDRMVANLVSNALRYTPAGGRVLVVARRRGEQLLIEVRDSGIGIAKEHQAAIFAEFYQVGNIAREHNKGLGLGLSIVDRLARALDIQVALRSRLGEGTTFSLRVPGSPPGTVGQQQESAEQKADRVHCIGSSDEMLACIGLLRGWGYAVSATDGRSGERPPENTVLITDADLAGRVSAELAPGTPLIVLVEAAGQALPAGAHALPAPVRPAKLRALLNQLQKTLSKSMP, from the coding sequence ATGCGCACCAGAAAGCCCGAAACCCTTGCCCTGACAGCCGCCATGGCTGGCACGCTGATCATTCTGGTGGTCTTCGTTATCGACCTGACGCTGGTGCGCCACAACGATCTTCAAGTCGGCGAGCGCCGCCTCCAGCACTTTGGCATCATGATGGCCGAACACACGGCGCGCACCTTCGAAGCCATCGACGTGCTGTTGCGCGATACCGCCAGCGATCTTTCCGGCCCTCGTCGTGACTGGGAAAAGTGGGAATCCGCCAAGGGCTGGGAATACATCGCCCAGCGCCACTCACGCTCGATGCCGCAACTGCGTGACCTTGTCGTTTTCGATCGCCACGGCAACCAGCGCTTTATCTCGACGCATTTCCCGACGCCGCAAATCAACGTCAAGGACCGCCCGTATTTCACGGCGCTGGAAGATGGCGCCGATGTCTCGACCTTCGGCCCCTACGTCGACCGCAATTCCGGACGCTACACCTACGCCATCAGCCGGCGCCTGACCGCTGACAACTACGTCTTCTCGGGCGCCGTTTTCGGTGCCGTCGAGCCCGCTTACCTGCAGGATTTTTGCTGGTCGAACCGGCTGTCCGACGATTTTGAAGCGGTGCTGACCAACACCCGCGGCGAAATCGTTGCCTCCTGTCGCCCCAGCGATATCAGCCGACAATCAGCCGTCCTCGGAGCCAAGGCAAGTACCGCGCTGTTCAATGGCAAGCTGCGTGACATGGTGCCAGCCAGCGGCTTGACCAAGGTCAATGGCCTGCTCGTCTCGGTTGCCGACGTTCCGGGTTTTTCCGACCTGCGCATCCTCACCGCCATTCCGGAAAAAACACTACTGGCCGCCTGGCAAACCCGGCTTTTCGAACTGGCCTCGCTCGGCCTGCTGGTCACTATCGTGCTCTTCGTCGGCGCCCTGCTCGTCCGCCGCCAGATGCGCGAAATGTCCATCATGACGAGCGAACTGGCGGCCAGCCACGATCATCTTGAAGAGCGCGTCCACGCCGCAACCATTGAACTGGCCGGCCAGAAGGATGCCGCCGAACGCGCCAACGCGGCCAAGAGCCGCTTTCTCGCTGCCGCCAGCCACGACTTGCGGCAGCCGTTGCACGCCCTTTCGCTGTTCTCCGCCGACCTCCAGCGCCAGGTGCGCAGCGGCACGCCGAGCGAGTTGCCGCGGCTGGCCGAGCAGATTTCGGCATCGACCATCATGCTTGGCGACCTGCTCGACTCGCTGCTCGACATTTCCCGTCTCGATGTCGCGGGGGTCAAGCCGGACCGCCGCCCTTTCCCGCTGCAACCGGTTTTCGAACGGGTGGCCAATTCCTTCCGGCGCGCCGCGACCGACGGCAACATCACGCTGCGTTTCCGGCCGACGCCTTTGTGGGCGGACAGCGATCCGCTGCTGGTCGACCGCATGGTCGCCAACCTCGTCTCCAATGCCCTGCGCTACACGCCAGCCGGCGGCCGGGTTCTGGTCGTCGCCCGACGGCGCGGCGAGCAACTGCTGATCGAAGTGCGCGACAGTGGCATCGGTATTGCCAAGGAACATCAGGCAGCGATATTTGCCGAGTTCTATCAGGTCGGCAACATCGCCCGCGAACACAACAAGGGTCTGGGTCTCGGGCTGTCCATCGTCGACCGGCTGGCGCGTGCCCTCGACATCCAGGTCGCGCTGCGCTCAAGGTTGGGCGAGGGCACCACATTTTCGCTGCGCGTTCCCGGTAGTCCGCCGGGAACGGTCGGCCAGCAACAGGAAAGTGCCGAGCAAAAGGCGGACAGGGTGCATTGCATCGGCAGCTCAGATGAAATGCTGGCCTGTATCGGCCTCCTCAGAGGCTGGGGCTATGCCGTCAGCGCCACCGATGGCCGCAGCGGGGAACGCCCGCCGGAAAATACCGTGCTGATCACCGACGCCGACCTGGCTGGCAGGGTCAGCGCCGAGCTGGCGCCCGGCACGCCACTGATCGTGCTGGTCGAGGCCGCGGGACAGGCCTTGCCGGCTGGCGCCCACGCCCTGCCCGCACCGGTACGTCCGGCCAAACTGCGGGCGCTACTCAACCAGCTTCAGAAAACGCTTTCGAAGTCGATGCCGTAA
- a CDS encoding class I SAM-dependent methyltransferase, which translates to MNSTPKRQFALQGAAVILVLSIAWPYYGWKAEAMPWLETSLAIGGVALFFATISRQPWWWRVIHGGFMPLVWYTYGLAIDPIWFLLAAIFLLLVFRGALSGQVPLYLSNKQTVAALADLLVDRGPSRFLDLGAGLGSTTVPLADALPDSHFTGYENAPLTWLVGRFFSLGRPNIRWRWDDLWQAKLGEYDVVYAFLSPAPMPRLWEKVKAEMAPGSLFISNSFPVPGLTPDRIIDVDCNPPRPLYCYQL; encoded by the coding sequence ATGAATTCAACGCCGAAACGCCAGTTCGCCCTGCAAGGGGCGGCTGTCATCCTTGTCCTCTCCATCGCCTGGCCCTATTACGGCTGGAAAGCCGAAGCCATGCCGTGGCTGGAAACCAGCCTGGCGATCGGCGGCGTCGCCCTGTTTTTTGCCACGATCTCCCGCCAGCCCTGGTGGTGGCGCGTCATCCACGGCGGCTTCATGCCGCTTGTCTGGTACACCTACGGGTTGGCCATCGACCCGATCTGGTTCCTGCTCGCTGCCATCTTTCTGCTGCTCGTCTTTCGCGGCGCGCTGTCCGGGCAGGTACCGCTTTACTTGTCCAACAAGCAAACGGTCGCGGCGCTGGCCGATCTGCTTGTCGACCGCGGCCCGAGCCGTTTTCTCGATCTCGGCGCCGGGCTGGGCAGCACTACGGTGCCACTCGCCGACGCGCTGCCTGACAGCCATTTCACCGGCTATGAAAACGCCCCGCTGACCTGGCTGGTCGGGCGCTTCTTCAGCCTCGGCCGGCCCAACATCCGCTGGCGCTGGGACGATCTGTGGCAGGCCAAGCTGGGTGAGTACGACGTGGTTTATGCCTTTCTCTCGCCGGCGCCAATGCCCCGGCTATGGGAAAAGGTGAAGGCGGAAATGGCGCCGGGCAGCCTGTTCATCAGCAACAGCTTTCCCGTTCCCGGGCTGACGCCGGATCGCATCATCGACGTGGACTGCAACCCGCCCCGTCCGCTCTACTGCTACCAACTCTAG